The following proteins come from a genomic window of Blastococcus sp. HT6-30:
- the panB gene encoding 3-methyl-2-oxobutanoate hydroxymethyltransferase, producing MTESVLYGGQSTARVRIHHLQQAKQRGEKWAMLTAYDTYSAAIFEEAGIPVMLVGDSAGNVVLGHSSTVAVTVEDLLVLTKAVTRSTKRALIVADLPFGSYESGPQQAFDTAVRMMQEGGAQAVKLEGGARVVPQIRMLQEAGIPVMAHIGFTPQSEHALGGFRVQGRGAGADQLLTDAHAVQEAGAFAVVMEMVPAALAGQVTEELSIPTIGIGAGVDCDAQVLVWPDMAGLNGGRVPKFVKKYADLRGELLRAAKEYADDVRGGVFPGPEHSFD from the coding sequence ATGACCGAATCGGTGCTCTACGGCGGCCAGTCCACCGCGCGGGTGCGCATCCACCACCTGCAGCAGGCGAAGCAGCGGGGCGAGAAGTGGGCGATGCTCACCGCCTACGACACCTACAGCGCGGCCATCTTCGAGGAGGCCGGCATCCCGGTGATGCTGGTGGGCGACTCCGCCGGCAACGTCGTGCTCGGTCACAGCAGCACGGTGGCGGTCACCGTCGAGGACCTCCTCGTGCTGACCAAGGCCGTCACCCGGTCGACCAAGCGGGCGCTGATCGTGGCCGACCTGCCCTTCGGCAGCTACGAGTCGGGCCCTCAGCAGGCCTTCGACACCGCCGTCCGGATGATGCAGGAGGGCGGTGCGCAGGCGGTCAAGCTCGAGGGCGGCGCGCGGGTGGTCCCCCAGATCCGGATGCTCCAGGAGGCCGGCATCCCGGTCATGGCGCACATCGGGTTCACGCCGCAGAGCGAGCACGCCCTCGGCGGGTTCCGGGTGCAGGGCCGCGGTGCCGGCGCCGACCAGCTGCTGACCGACGCGCACGCGGTGCAGGAGGCCGGCGCCTTCGCCGTCGTCATGGAGATGGTGCCGGCCGCCCTCGCCGGCCAGGTGACCGAGGAGCTCTCCATCCCGACCATCGGCATCGGCGCGGGGGTCGACTGCGACGCCCAGGTGCTGGTGTGGCCGGACATGGCCGGGCTCAACGGCGGCCGCGTGCCGAAGTTCGTGAAGAAGTACGCCGACCTGCGCGGCGAGCTGCTGCGGGCGGCGAAGGAGTACGCCGACGACGTCCGCGGCGGGGTCTTCCCCGGGCCCGAGCACTCCTTCGACTGA